The Tissierellales bacterium genome includes the window AGATATACCTAGCAGGGTAATGTCGGAAACAAACCAAGCACCATTAAAAGATTTAGTGGATGGTTTTAAGTATATAGCTAAGATGAAATCAGTGATGATACTGATGGGATTTGCACTTATATTGAATTTTTTGTTCAATCCACTATTTCAAATTGTATTTCCTAAATTAGTGAAATTCACCTTAGAAATGAGTTCGAGAGAATATGGTTTGCTACAAATGATGTTTCCTATAGGAAGTATATTAGGAATGCTTATACTTTCTATGCTTAGAGAACAAAAGAGTTACAGCAAGATGATAACAAAGGGAATAGTTGGACAAGGATTATTTGCAATACTTATCAGCTTGAGCGTATTTGGATGGATGCGAGGTTACTATGGAAATATTGTAGTGATAGTACTTATAGTAGTTAGCATTATCGGAGTTGGTGTAATGAATGCACTTACAAATATGCCATTATTTACAATATTTCAGAAGAAGGTTGACGATGAGTACAGAGGTAGATTTTTCTCACTGTTATCTATAACTTGCCAAGGAATAGTGCCACTAGGGCTAGTAGTTTTTGGTATATTATCAGATAAAGTAGCTGCTGAGTGGATATTCATGGTTACGAGTATTGTATTTATAATTGTGGGATTGAGTATGCTTTTTATGAAATCACTTGATGATCTTTAAATAAAATTAACATTATCGTTGAAATACAAACGATTGTAGCAAAGAGTTAAAGGAATTCTTTGTGAATATGAATCCCGTTCAGGGCGAAAATACTACGCTCTACGGAAAAAGTATTGACAAAATGTAAAAAAAATATATACTTAAGTTACACCGGTGATAAATTAACGCAGAGGAGTGACTTAAAATGAAAAAGAGAATGAAATCGATAGTTGTACTTTTGACAATGTTTATGATGATATTTACAGCAGGGGCGACATCACTTGCAATGGGTGACGATAACATGTGCATAAGAGATATAAATGGAGACATGGTTCGCACAGGGGAGAGATATTATATAGTTGAAAAAGGCGAAGAACATAGAGCTCTTAGCTACAAAAAGAGTTGGTTTTGGAATTATATTTACGTAGCGGAGAATGGAGACCGAAGCAAAGTTGTTGGAACACCAGTAGAATTTTACAATGAGAATAATTTTGGAATTGCAGGACTTCCAATTTTACCTCAGAATAAAGTGTTTGTAAAAATGAATAATGAGTTTTTCAATTTCAATGGTGGTGCTTTTTCTTGGATCTGGCTTGATGACAAAGAGGATACTGTTAAGCTAGTTCAAAATGATGGACAGAATTCTGTGGCAATAGCTACTGGCAATGTAAGTACTGTTTATTATGATAGATATGGTAGAATTTGTGATAAGTGGCAAGCACATAGTTCTAGAACAGAGGGTGTTTTTATGGAAACTACTCATGTAGGACCACTTGGAAAAAAACACTACGATGATAGATGGACTGCTACCTACATTCACAGCAATCCACCACAATATTATTTTATTCCAGCAAATTAGATAAATAGACCTTAGCATATTAAAATACAAAAAACTTCTCATTATGGTATACTAACCAAAATGAGAAGTTTTTTTGTTGGGGGTGACGAATTGATACTTGATAGAGAACTTGCAAATCAAATAGTTCATGAAATGATGAAAGTAATACCATATAATATTAATGTAATGAATCATTATGGTGTAATAATAGGTAGTGGAGATAAAAAAAGGTTAGGACAGCGACACGATGGTGCAATAAAGGCAATACATTCAAAGAGGATGATTGAAATAAATGAAAATAGTGAAAATGCCAAAAAAGGAGTAAATGAGCCCATAATAGACGGTCATGAAGTAATAGGTGTTGTTGGAATAACAGGAGAGCCTGATGAAGTAAGACCTTTTTCTAGACTAGTGAGGGCGGCTACGCTATTGCTTATTAATCAAGAGAGACACCTAAAAGCAGATCAAGAGGCTATGAAAAGAAAAGAGGAGTTTTTGTTTGAATGGTTTTATAAAAAACAGAATTATGGAGTAGATTTTGTTGAAAGTGCAAAAAAATATGATGTGGATTTAACTCAAAGGCACGGTATAATTTGGGTCAATTTCAGAAAAGCAATGGATGAAAATGATATAAAAAGAAGATTTTATTTGGGAAATGTACTTAAATTAGAGGCACATCAAATGGCTTGGATACTATCTGAAAGTGAGTGGGAAAGAGCAGAGAAAATATTAGATAAGCAGAGAGAGTATTTTAGAAAAGCTAGTAAAAGTAGACTCAGAAATCAATTAGATCAAGCGAGAAAAGAGGCTAGAAAAACATTAGAACTGGGACAGAGAATATTGCCAAGTGAAAATATATATGAGTACGATATGTTCAAATTTTTCTTGGAAATTAATTATGAGAGACATGATAGACTTGAAAATCACTTAAATCGTTTACATTCTGCTGGAGATGGAGTAGAACTAATAAAGACACTACAATATTTTATAGAATCAAATGGCGAGATGAATATGGCTGCTAAAAAACTTAACATACATAGAAATACACTTTCATATCGTTTAGATAAAATTTTTGAGCTTACTAAAAAACATCCGAAAAAGCTTTTAGACCTCATGGAACTAACGACGGCACTTTGTTTGAGTGAAGACTATTGGGCAAATGCACAAAAAACTTCATCACAGGGTCAATAGAAAATGATTAAAAAATGAAATACAATGGTCTCAAGAATCCCGGGAAAACCTTTACATGAATTTAAGGAGGAGAAGTAAATGGAAGTAAGTGCATTGGGAGCTATTGTAGGATTAGCTGTAGCAATTATATTGATATTAAAAAGGGTGCATCCAGCGTATGGACTCATTACAGGAGCACTTGTTGGAGGACTTATTGGTGGAGCAAACTTGGCGGAAACAGTTGGACTTATGATAGGTGGAGCTAAGAATATCATGCCAGCAATACTTAGAATTATGACAGCAGGAATACTCGCTGGTGTATTAATTGAATCTGGTGGTGCGACAAAAATTGCCGAGACAATTATAGAGAAAATAGGAGAATCAAAGGCGCTGATAGCTCTTATATTGGCGACATGTGTACTCACAGCAGTTGGAGTATTTGTAGATGTTGCAGTTATTACTGTATCACCTATAGCTCTTGCGGTTGCACAAAGAGCAGGTCTTTCTAAATCAGCAATATTAGTAGCTATGATAGGTGGAGGAAAGGCTGGAAATATAATGTCACCAAACCCTAATACCATAGCAGCGGCAGAAACATTTAAATTGGATTTGTCTAGTGTAATGGTTGCAGGAATAATACCTGCTATATTTGGGCTTATAGTTACGTATTTGCTAGCAAAAAGTTTAGTAAAAAAGGGTGAAGGTGTATTGGCAGATGAGATTGACGAGAAAGGTGGGGAAAAACCAAATTTCTTTGGAGCAATACTTGGACCGATAGTTGCTATTGCATTATTGGCTCTTAGACCTATAGCAGGAATTAGTGTAGATCCACTAGTTGCACTTCCAGTAGGTGGAATAGTTGGATGTATAGCAATGGGCAAGATTAAGCATTTAAATGAGTATGCTAAGTTCGGTCTTTCGAAAATGAGTGGTGTAGCGATATTACTTATAGGAACAGGAACAATAGCTGGAATTATAGCTAATTCACAGCTAAAAGATGTGATAATAGAAGGGCTTCAAGGATTGGGATTGCCAGCATTTGTACTAGCGCCGGTTGCCGGAATACTCATGTCAGCAGCAACAGCATCTACTACATCAGGAACTGCGGTTGCAAGTTCGGTATTTGGAAATGCGATATTGGGTCTTGGAATATCTCCACTTGCTGGAGCGGCGATGATACATTCAGGTGCAACGGTTCTTGACCACTTACCACATGGTAGTTTCTTCCATGCGACTGGAGGAAGTGTTTATTTAGGAATAAAAGATCGTTTGAAAATTATACCTTATGAGTCTATGGTTGGTTTTACTATGGCACTTGTTTCAACTATAATTTACGGAATGATATTGGGCTAGAAATTGAGAGAATGAAAAGTATAGTCAAAATAGATATGGAAAAGGTGAGAATCAATGAAAAAATTGGACAAAATTGTACTTGCGCCAGATTCATTTAAAGAAAGCATGACTGCAAAGACAGTTTGTGAATCATTGGAGAAGGGAATAACGAAAATATTGCCACATGTTAGTTGCATTCACGTTCCTATGGCTGACGGTG containing:
- a CDS encoding MFS transporter, with protein sequence DIPSRVMSETNQAPLKDLVDGFKYIAKMKSVMILMGFALILNFLFNPLFQIVFPKLVKFTLEMSSREYGLLQMMFPIGSILGMLILSMLREQKSYSKMITKGIVGQGLFAILISLSVFGWMRGYYGNIVVIVLIVVSIIGVGVMNALTNMPLFTIFQKKVDDEYRGRFFSLLSITCQGIVPLGLVVFGILSDKVAAEWIFMVTSIVFIIVGLSMLFMKSLDDL
- a CDS encoding helix-turn-helix domain-containing protein, with protein sequence MILDRELANQIVHEMMKVIPYNINVMNHYGVIIGSGDKKRLGQRHDGAIKAIHSKRMIEINENSENAKKGVNEPIIDGHEVIGVVGITGEPDEVRPFSRLVRAATLLLINQERHLKADQEAMKRKEEFLFEWFYKKQNYGVDFVESAKKYDVDLTQRHGIIWVNFRKAMDENDIKRRFYLGNVLKLEAHQMAWILSESEWERAEKILDKQREYFRKASKSRLRNQLDQARKEARKTLELGQRILPSENIYEYDMFKFFLEINYERHDRLENHLNRLHSAGDGVELIKTLQYFIESNGEMNMAAKKLNIHRNTLSYRLDKIFELTKKHPKKLLDLMELTTALCLSEDYWANAQKTSSQGQ
- a CDS encoding SLC13 family permease, whose protein sequence is MEVSALGAIVGLAVAIILILKRVHPAYGLITGALVGGLIGGANLAETVGLMIGGAKNIMPAILRIMTAGILAGVLIESGGATKIAETIIEKIGESKALIALILATCVLTAVGVFVDVAVITVSPIALAVAQRAGLSKSAILVAMIGGGKAGNIMSPNPNTIAAAETFKLDLSSVMVAGIIPAIFGLIVTYLLAKSLVKKGEGVLADEIDEKGGEKPNFFGAILGPIVAIALLALRPIAGISVDPLVALPVGGIVGCIAMGKIKHLNEYAKFGLSKMSGVAILLIGTGTIAGIIANSQLKDVIIEGLQGLGLPAFVLAPVAGILMSAATASTTSGTAVASSVFGNAILGLGISPLAGAAMIHSGATVLDHLPHGSFFHATGGSVYLGIKDRLKIIPYESMVGFTMALVSTIIYGMILG